One window of the Lactococcus lactis genome contains the following:
- a CDS encoding alpha-mannosidase — translation MKKKTVHIISHSHWDREWYMAYEEHHMRLVNLVDDLLDLFKEDPEFDSFHLDGQTIILDDYLQVRPDRREEVQAAISAGKLKIGPFYILQDDFLISSESNVRNMLVGRKESERWGAPVELGYFPDTFGNMGQTPQMMKAAGLSAAAFGRGVKPIGFDNQVLEQSEEAYSSQFSEMWWEGPDGTKILGILFANWYSNGNEIPAEKAAALDFWNQKLADVEKFASTSYLLMMNGVDHQPVQKDLSKAIRLANELFPDYEFVHSNWPTYLEAVRSDLPENLSTVTGELTSQETDGWYTLANTASSRVYLKQWNTKVERQLENVTEPLASLVYRVTGEYPHDKLTYAWKTLMQNHPHDSICGCSVDEVHREMMTRFEKANEVGKYLADDALFELAKVIDFEGQHPFVVFNTAGHSKTGEAEVEVVLERKLFKEGIPEKLYDELKAQPKATYKVINREGQEVPAEISEEEVLFDYDLPKDRFRVPYMKRFVKVRLFLNEMSAFSWESFDLVLTDDADSSVNNNESMISGQTIENESLKLTVNHNGTLSIFDKSLNKVFKDLLVFEDTGDIGNEYIYFQPKNTKPILSTDSPVEFSIITDRAEIAEVQLKQVLMIPESADELLDEEQKKVLEFRYRNAGRSDKLLPLEVTSKITVRKNSKKVDFETSIDNQMKDHRLRVLFPAGLTSENHEADSIYEVVTRPNVMPETWENPTNPQHQQAFVNLHNEEYGLTVGNFGLNEYEITDSANIALTLLRGVGELGDWGYFPTPEAQTLGRHTFNYSLEFHGPAYERYETYQHAYVAQVPFSTVELTNPSAEKTLPSAGKILEIDTDKFAITALKRRESDNGLVLRGYNMSGQSLSLALEEEAKLLNLLEDEIEADSQTQIAAHEIRTLLIKEKNQ, via the coding sequence ATGAAAAAGAAAACGGTACATATCATCTCTCACAGTCATTGGGATCGAGAATGGTATATGGCTTATGAAGAACATCATATGCGTTTAGTCAATTTAGTGGATGATTTACTTGATTTATTCAAGGAAGATCCTGAGTTTGATAGCTTTCATTTGGATGGACAAACGATTATTTTAGATGACTATTTGCAAGTACGTCCCGATCGTCGTGAGGAAGTACAAGCAGCAATTTCAGCTGGAAAATTGAAAATTGGTCCATTTTATATCTTACAAGATGATTTCCTCATTAGTTCTGAATCAAACGTTCGTAATATGCTTGTTGGGCGTAAAGAATCGGAGCGTTGGGGGGCTCCAGTTGAGTTGGGGTATTTCCCTGATACTTTTGGGAATATGGGCCAAACGCCACAAATGATGAAAGCGGCAGGACTTAGCGCTGCAGCTTTTGGTCGAGGAGTGAAGCCAATCGGGTTTGATAATCAAGTTTTGGAACAATCAGAGGAAGCCTATAGTTCGCAATTTTCAGAAATGTGGTGGGAAGGTCCTGATGGGACAAAAATTCTTGGAATTCTATTTGCCAATTGGTATTCAAATGGAAATGAAATTCCTGCTGAAAAAGCAGCAGCACTTGACTTTTGGAATCAAAAATTAGCAGATGTTGAAAAATTTGCTTCGACATCATATCTCTTAATGATGAATGGCGTGGATCATCAACCAGTTCAGAAAGATTTGAGCAAAGCGATTCGCTTGGCAAATGAACTTTTCCCAGATTATGAGTTTGTTCATTCTAATTGGCCAACTTATTTAGAAGCTGTAAGGTCAGATTTGCCTGAAAACTTATCTACGGTAACAGGGGAACTAACCTCACAGGAAACTGATGGCTGGTACACTTTAGCAAATACGGCTTCGAGTCGAGTTTATCTCAAACAATGGAATACAAAAGTTGAGCGTCAGTTAGAAAATGTTACAGAACCTCTCGCCAGTTTAGTTTATCGGGTGACAGGAGAGTATCCGCACGACAAATTGACTTATGCTTGGAAAACTTTGATGCAAAATCATCCACATGATAGTATCTGTGGTTGCTCTGTTGACGAAGTTCATCGTGAAATGATGACACGTTTTGAAAAAGCGAATGAAGTAGGAAAATATCTTGCTGATGATGCATTATTTGAACTCGCTAAAGTGATTGACTTTGAAGGCCAACATCCTTTTGTAGTTTTTAATACAGCTGGACATTCTAAAACAGGTGAGGCTGAAGTTGAAGTAGTTCTTGAGCGTAAATTATTTAAAGAAGGAATTCCTGAAAAACTTTATGATGAACTAAAGGCACAGCCCAAGGCAACTTATAAAGTAATCAATCGTGAAGGTCAAGAAGTCCCAGCTGAAATCAGTGAAGAAGAAGTCTTATTTGATTATGATTTACCGAAAGATCGTTTCCGAGTTCCTTACATGAAACGATTTGTGAAAGTGAGATTATTTTTAAATGAAATGAGTGCTTTTTCTTGGGAAAGTTTTGATTTGGTACTTACTGACGATGCTGACAGTTCTGTCAATAATAATGAAAGTATGATTTCTGGTCAAACTATTGAAAATGAAAGTTTGAAATTGACAGTTAATCATAATGGAACATTGAGTATTTTTGATAAGTCGCTCAATAAAGTTTTTAAAGACTTGCTTGTCTTTGAAGACACTGGTGATATTGGAAATGAATATATCTATTTCCAACCTAAAAATACCAAACCAATTCTTTCTACTGACAGCCCTGTTGAGTTTTCAATTATTACTGACAGAGCAGAAATTGCGGAAGTTCAGCTTAAACAAGTGCTGATGATTCCTGAATCTGCTGACGAATTATTGGATGAGGAACAAAAAAAGGTTTTGGAATTCCGTTATCGTAATGCTGGTCGTTCTGATAAACTTTTGCCTTTAGAGGTAACAAGCAAAATCACTGTACGTAAAAATTCAAAAAAAGTTGATTTTGAAACAAGCATTGATAATCAAATGAAAGATCACAGACTTCGTGTACTATTCCCAGCGGGATTAACAAGCGAAAATCACGAAGCTGACAGTATTTATGAAGTAGTGACAAGACCTAATGTTATGCCTGAAACTTGGGAAAACCCAACAAATCCACAGCATCAGCAAGCTTTCGTTAATCTTCATAATGAAGAATATGGTTTAACTGTTGGTAATTTTGGTTTAAATGAATACGAAATTACTGACAGTGCAAATATTGCATTAACTTTACTTAGAGGAGTTGGCGAACTTGGTGATTGGGGTTACTTCCCAACACCAGAGGCTCAAACTTTAGGACGTCATACTTTTAACTATAGTTTAGAATTTCATGGACCGGCTTACGAACGTTATGAAACTTATCAACATGCTTATGTTGCACAAGTTCCATTTTCAACGGTAGAACTGACAAATCCGTCAGCAGAAAAAACTTTACCGTCAGCTGGGAAAATATTAGAAATTGATACTGATAAATTTGCTATCACGGCATTGAAACGTCGCGAATCAGATAATGGTCTAGTTTTACGAGGCTACAATATGTCTGGTCAGTCATTAAGTTTAGCGCTCGAAGAAGAAGCGAAATTACTTAATTTACTCGAAGATGAAATTGAAGCAGACTCACAAACACAAATTGCAGCTCACGAAATCCGGACTTTGTTGATTAAGGAGAAAAATCAATGA
- a CDS encoding ABC transporter permease, with the protein MKKFFRNIWRYKALIIMALPGAIWMIFFFYIPVFANVVAFKDFHIDPDGFLASLTNSPWVGFKNFEFLFSSGAAFDITRNTILYNVGFITLNLIISIAFAIIMSELRNKKLVKVYQTMSLLPYFLSWVVISYFVYAFLAPGNKGIFNQMIMHNGGMPVNWYQEPKYWVFIILFIGVWKGIGYNSIIYFATVMGINPTYYEAAMVDGATKWQQIKNITIPQVVPLMTILTILAVGNIFRADFGLFYNVPRQSGALTPVTQVLDTYIYNGLANTGDLGMATAAALYQSVVGFILLMITNFFARRLDSDSALF; encoded by the coding sequence ATGAAAAAATTTTTTCGGAATATTTGGCGCTATAAAGCACTGATAATTATGGCTCTGCCAGGTGCAATTTGGATGATATTCTTCTTTTATATTCCAGTATTTGCAAATGTGGTGGCTTTTAAAGATTTTCATATCGACCCAGATGGATTTTTGGCCAGTTTGACCAATAGTCCTTGGGTAGGATTTAAAAACTTTGAATTCCTCTTTTCTTCCGGTGCTGCTTTTGATATCACAAGAAATACGATTCTTTATAATGTTGGGTTTATTACACTGAACTTGATTATTTCTATTGCGTTTGCAATTATCATGAGTGAATTAAGAAATAAAAAGTTGGTAAAAGTGTATCAAACGATGTCACTTCTTCCTTATTTCCTTTCATGGGTTGTTATTTCTTACTTTGTTTATGCGTTCTTGGCACCAGGAAACAAAGGGATTTTCAACCAAATGATTATGCATAATGGTGGGATGCCAGTCAATTGGTATCAAGAACCAAAATATTGGGTCTTCATCATCCTCTTCATTGGTGTTTGGAAGGGAATTGGTTATAATTCGATTATCTACTTTGCAACAGTAATGGGAATTAACCCAACCTACTATGAAGCAGCAATGGTCGATGGAGCAACAAAATGGCAACAGATTAAAAATATTACCATTCCTCAAGTTGTTCCACTGATGACGATTTTGACAATCTTAGCCGTTGGAAATATTTTCCGTGCTGACTTTGGTCTTTTCTATAATGTTCCACGACAATCAGGTGCTTTGACACCAGTAACGCAAGTCCTTGATACCTATATCTATAATGGATTGGCTAACACTGGTGACTTAGGAATGGCAACGGCAGCAGCGCTTTATCAATCGGTAGTAGGATTTATTCTTCTAATGATTACAAACTTCTTTGCCCGTAGACTTGATAGTGATTCAGCATTATTCTAA
- a CDS encoding carbohydrate ABC transporter permease, whose amino-acid sequence MKKKKIASLSVRGFNRPVNFVFNIVIALFAISCVLPFLFVLAISLTKESALQQFGYSFWPREWSFYAYTFLFDQMKDKMLQSLFVTVLVTVLGTAINSTATSLYAYAISRNNFPFRRFFTIFCLITMLFSPGMIANYLVMTNLLQLKDTIWALILPMAVSPFNIIVMRTFFKRSVPDSIIESARIDGASELRIFTQIVLPLAVPGIATISLFAALGYWNDWFNALLYISNDKLIPLQYLLMKVQNNLQFLTQNAGAGSQIAGGLAALPGESARMAIVIISTLPIAISYPFFQRYFVKGLTIGGVKE is encoded by the coding sequence ATGAAAAAGAAAAAAATAGCCTCATTATCTGTTCGAGGATTTAATCGTCCAGTTAACTTTGTTTTTAATATCGTCATTGCACTTTTTGCAATCTCTTGTGTCTTACCTTTCCTCTTTGTCTTAGCCATTTCGCTGACAAAAGAATCGGCTTTGCAACAATTCGGTTATAGCTTTTGGCCACGAGAATGGAGCTTTTATGCTTATACATTCTTATTTGACCAAATGAAAGATAAAATGTTGCAATCATTGTTTGTCACAGTACTTGTTACGGTTCTAGGGACTGCAATTAATTCTACAGCAACTTCACTTTATGCTTATGCGATTTCTAGAAATAACTTTCCTTTCCGTCGATTCTTCACTATCTTTTGTTTAATCACAATGTTATTCTCACCTGGGATGATTGCGAATTACTTGGTAATGACTAATCTTCTACAATTGAAAGATACAATTTGGGCTTTGATTTTGCCAATGGCTGTCTCGCCATTTAACATCATTGTTATGAGAACTTTCTTTAAACGTTCAGTTCCAGATTCAATTATTGAATCTGCCCGAATTGACGGAGCAAGTGAACTTAGAATTTTCACTCAAATTGTTCTTCCTTTAGCAGTACCTGGGATTGCAACCATTTCCCTCTTTGCGGCCTTAGGTTATTGGAATGACTGGTTTAATGCTCTTCTTTATATCTCAAATGATAAATTGATTCCATTGCAATATTTGCTGATGAAAGTTCAAAACAACTTACAATTCTTAACACAAAATGCAGGAGCAGGCTCACAGATTGCAGGAGGTTTAGCGGCTCTCCCTGGTGAATCAGCACGTATGGCAATTGTTATCATTTCAACTTTACCAATTGCAATTAGTTATCCATTCTTCCAACGTTATTTTGTCAAAGGTTTAACCATTGGTGGCGTTAAAGAATAA
- a CDS encoding family 20 glycosylhydrolase yields MEKGLLVDIGRKYWSIAELKRLVLLLQEHKLTHLQLHLNENEGFALNFTDSPVSKKYSENMLKELKEFAKTHEITLIPDFDSPGHMGSLLEQNPEFALPDSNQQAVDVTNPAVIDWIIGIIDKIVDIFPDSDTFHIGADEFIDFRQIEKYPYLVEKTREKYGNKASGLEFYYDYVNQLTEHLQKKGKQVRIWNDGFLRKDLQSLVTLNKNVEICYWTNWDKGMAEVKEWLTKGYTLINFCDNDLYYVLGEEAGYSYPTAEKLEREGKIQKFSGQQYLNQEEMKAVRGTYFSIWADNAAAKSVSEILDDLSKVLPVFMKIYGGNDE; encoded by the coding sequence ATGGAAAAAGGATTATTAGTTGATATTGGACGAAAATATTGGTCAATAGCAGAGTTAAAAAGATTAGTTCTTTTACTTCAAGAGCATAAGCTGACTCATTTACAACTTCATCTCAATGAAAATGAAGGATTTGCGCTAAATTTTACTGACAGCCCTGTCAGTAAAAAATATTCAGAAAATATGCTCAAAGAATTGAAAGAATTTGCAAAAACACACGAAATCACTTTGATTCCTGATTTTGATAGTCCAGGTCACATGGGCTCCTTGTTAGAGCAAAATCCTGAATTTGCACTACCTGACAGCAATCAACAAGCGGTAGATGTTACTAATCCAGCAGTCATTGATTGGATTATCGGAATAATTGATAAGATAGTCGATATTTTCCCAGATTCAGATACTTTTCATATCGGGGCTGATGAATTTATTGATTTTCGGCAAATTGAAAAATATCCTTATTTAGTGGAGAAAACTCGGGAAAAATATGGAAATAAGGCAAGTGGTTTAGAGTTTTATTATGACTATGTTAATCAATTGACCGAGCATTTGCAGAAAAAAGGAAAACAAGTTCGTATTTGGAATGATGGATTTTTACGAAAAGACCTTCAGTCATTGGTTACTTTGAATAAAAATGTGGAGATTTGTTATTGGACAAACTGGGACAAAGGGATGGCAGAAGTCAAAGAATGGTTAACTAAGGGTTATACCTTAATAAATTTTTGTGATAATGACCTTTATTATGTTTTAGGTGAAGAAGCAGGCTATTCTTATCCAACGGCTGAAAAACTGGAAAGGGAAGGAAAAATTCAAAAATTTTCTGGTCAGCAATATTTAAATCAAGAAGAGATGAAAGCTGTCAGAGGAACTTACTTTTCGATTTGGGCTGACAATGCTGCAGCTAAGTCTGTCAGTGAAATTTTAGACGATCTTAGCAAGGTACTTCCGGTATTTATGAAAATTTATGGAGGAAATGATGAATAA
- a CDS encoding glycoside hydrolase family 13 protein, whose amino-acid sequence MMNNWWKKAVIYQIYPRSFKDSNDDGIGDINGIIEKLTYLEKLGVDGIWLSPIYQSPMVDNGYDISDYYKIDPLFGTMADFEALIEKAKQLNICVIMDLVVNHTSDQHLWFKESKKSKNNSRRDFYIWRDQPIGEIKNWTYDSSTQQYYFHLFSPQQPDLNWENEEVRKEIHKMMNFWLAKGIFGFRLDVIDLIGKKPEQEITVNGPKLHDYLKEMNLATFGKKDYLTVGEAWSSSPELAKLYSGPNRHELSMVFGFWHLLTSAGNGDKWKKLPLNVPKLKEAMTAWQKLTPNEAWNSLFLGNHDLPRIVSFWGDGGTYREKSAKAFAILFHLMRGTPFIYQGEELGMTNFPFENLSAINDVESHEYFTDRKKEGQSEEEIIKVLREMSRDNARTPMQWTSDEKAGFTKGKPWLSINPNTKIINADQAVSDSNSVFYTYQKLIKLRHQENWLIEADFELLESADEIFAYLRKTTTRTFLVVANLSNLVQRFESSFVKKNEIISNDSFPDLLTDIEIQPWQAFALEIKNLD is encoded by the coding sequence ATGATGAATAATTGGTGGAAAAAAGCAGTCATTTATCAAATTTATCCCCGGTCATTTAAGGATTCAAATGATGACGGAATTGGTGACATCAATGGAATAATAGAGAAATTAACTTATCTTGAAAAACTAGGAGTGGATGGTATTTGGCTATCTCCGATTTATCAATCCCCGATGGTTGATAATGGTTATGACATTAGTGATTACTATAAAATTGACCCACTTTTTGGAACAATGGCTGATTTTGAAGCGCTCATAGAAAAAGCAAAGCAACTTAATATTTGTGTCATTATGGACTTGGTTGTCAATCATACTTCTGACCAACATTTGTGGTTTAAAGAATCCAAAAAATCTAAAAATAATTCGAGAAGAGATTTTTATATTTGGCGGGATCAACCGATTGGAGAAATTAAAAATTGGACTTATGACTCAAGCACTCAACAATATTATTTTCATCTTTTTAGTCCACAGCAGCCTGACTTGAATTGGGAAAATGAAGAAGTGCGTAAGGAAATTCATAAGATGATGAATTTTTGGTTGGCTAAGGGAATTTTTGGTTTTAGATTAGATGTCATTGATTTGATTGGAAAAAAACCAGAACAAGAAATCACGGTTAATGGTCCAAAACTGCATGATTACCTAAAAGAGATGAATTTAGCAACTTTTGGTAAAAAGGACTATCTCACTGTTGGTGAAGCTTGGTCAAGTTCACCAGAATTAGCAAAGTTATATAGTGGCCCCAATCGTCATGAACTTTCAATGGTTTTTGGTTTCTGGCATCTATTGACATCAGCAGGAAACGGGGACAAATGGAAAAAGCTCCCCTTAAATGTTCCAAAGCTAAAAGAAGCAATGACCGCTTGGCAGAAATTGACGCCAAATGAAGCATGGAATTCTCTTTTTCTAGGCAATCATGATTTGCCACGCATTGTCTCTTTTTGGGGAGATGGGGGGACATATAGAGAAAAATCAGCCAAAGCTTTTGCAATTCTCTTTCATTTGATGCGTGGCACTCCTTTTATTTATCAAGGCGAAGAATTAGGAATGACCAATTTTCCTTTTGAAAATCTGTCAGCAATAAATGACGTAGAATCACATGAATATTTTACTGACAGAAAAAAAGAAGGACAGTCAGAAGAAGAAATTATCAAAGTTTTGCGAGAAATGAGTCGTGATAATGCTAGGACGCCAATGCAATGGACCAGTGATGAGAAAGCTGGTTTTACAAAAGGGAAACCTTGGCTTTCTATCAATCCTAATACTAAGATAATAAATGCTGACCAAGCTGTCAGTGATTCTAACTCTGTATTTTATACTTATCAAAAGTTAATCAAACTTCGTCACCAAGAAAATTGGCTGATAGAAGCAGATTTTGAATTACTTGAAAGTGCTGACGAAATCTTTGCATACTTGAGAAAAACGACAACAAGAACTTTTCTGGTGGTCGCCAATTTATCAAATTTAGTCCAACGTTTTGAAAGTTCTTTTGTCAAAAAAAATGAAATCATCAGTAATGACAGCTTTCCAGATTTACTGACAGACATAGAAATTCAACCTTGGCAAGCTTTTGCTTTAGAAATAAAAAATCTTGATTAA
- a CDS encoding endo-beta-N-acetylglucosaminidase, whose amino-acid sequence MKKSKKFFIRICLSTGILASATLLTACFGTSAKHVKANYKVTAEAIPDYQSKNAPISSYWMPDKFLEWSAQNDKDLIYNQSRVPLTKRISPDKLSPSNQNQNKKTKIVALSMMNSQTSGNPSRGTTKFESYTFDYWQYIDTLVYWGGSSGEGIIVTPSADVIDEAHSNGVPVLGTIFLPPKEYGGKVDWVKTMLKKDEQGQYPFASQMVKVAKTYGFEGWFINEETQGLNADDAANMKALIQQVKKEDSSLQIMWNDAMTKDGKVDWQNQLNDQNATFVQDKAADAMFLNFWWTQNNLADQKLLEKSNLYAKNHNIDPYNIYAGIDVQAKDVQTPVKWNLLEKGNQATQTSIGLYAASATYTNASNWDDFQNRESAFWANQKADPRQVDHSVNESWTGLSKYVLEKSAISGNEFNTNFNLGNGYNYFKAGQKISEMDWNDRSLAGILPSYRWIIDNEGKNKISPSFDFANAYNGGNSLKFMAEHLDAGKSSNITLFASDLKIDKGAKFSVSMRSDQALKVSAILELANGQKVSIAGDKSLTENWSEISFDVKKFEGQTIKKIGLSIKSDQAMDFKGINLGEMTLTNGQKVAPIALSDAKVTDEAFEEEGTVGGFRLSWKSDATKNNLSTYEIYQLNDDGNKEFLGASNINAFFVNALKRGKNINSTKFEIVPINKAGESGHSVTTSVKWPDNSLAKAAFVADKTLVTIGEKVTLMNQSNLASVKYKWEIDGASPATSTEKNPQVSFDKAGSYSVKLTAINEKGQEDSVTQTELITVIDQPVELTIFALNQSVQVDSFTNESESGPKAVDGKLNTKWCAVGPGKHNIIIDLGKSEKINQVLIDHAQKGGESPDMNTSDYTIEISKDNQNWTEVVNVKKNKLGETKDSFKQTEARYVRITATKPTQGADTAVRLYEIQVLGQKNS is encoded by the coding sequence ATGAAAAAATCGAAAAAATTTTTTATTAGAATATGCCTTTCTACAGGAATTTTGGCATCTGCAACTTTACTGACAGCTTGTTTTGGAACTTCAGCAAAACATGTGAAAGCTAATTATAAAGTGACAGCAGAAGCAATTCCAGATTATCAAAGTAAGAATGCTCCCATTTCATCTTATTGGATGCCTGATAAATTTCTAGAATGGTCGGCACAAAATGACAAAGATTTAATTTACAATCAATCCCGAGTGCCACTTACCAAAAGAATTTCTCCTGATAAACTAAGTCCATCCAATCAAAATCAGAACAAAAAGACAAAAATTGTCGCCTTGTCGATGATGAACTCACAAACTTCTGGGAATCCTTCACGAGGCACGACAAAATTTGAGAGCTATACTTTTGATTATTGGCAATACATTGACACACTGGTTTATTGGGGTGGCTCATCTGGTGAAGGAATAATTGTAACTCCATCAGCAGATGTTATTGATGAAGCACACAGCAATGGTGTTCCGGTACTTGGAACAATTTTCTTACCGCCTAAAGAATACGGTGGAAAAGTAGATTGGGTCAAAACAATGCTCAAAAAAGATGAGCAAGGACAATATCCATTTGCCAGTCAAATGGTTAAGGTTGCCAAGACTTATGGATTTGAGGGATGGTTTATCAATGAAGAAACCCAAGGGCTAAATGCTGATGATGCAGCTAACATGAAAGCCTTGATTCAACAGGTGAAAAAAGAAGATTCTAGTCTTCAAATCATGTGGAATGATGCCATGACTAAAGATGGAAAAGTAGATTGGCAAAATCAGTTAAATGACCAAAATGCGACATTTGTACAAGATAAAGCAGCAGACGCGATGTTTTTAAATTTCTGGTGGACTCAAAATAATTTGGCCGACCAAAAATTACTTGAAAAATCGAATCTCTATGCTAAAAATCACAATATTGACCCTTATAATATTTATGCCGGAATAGATGTGCAAGCGAAAGACGTCCAAACTCCAGTTAAATGGAACCTTTTAGAAAAAGGAAATCAAGCCACTCAAACATCAATTGGACTCTATGCAGCAAGCGCTACCTATACTAACGCAAGTAATTGGGATGATTTTCAAAATCGTGAATCAGCATTCTGGGCCAATCAAAAAGCAGACCCTCGTCAAGTTGATCACTCTGTTAATGAATCATGGACAGGACTTTCCAAATATGTTCTGGAAAAATCAGCAATAAGCGGTAATGAATTTAATACTAATTTTAATTTAGGAAATGGTTATAACTATTTTAAAGCTGGTCAAAAAATCTCAGAAATGGATTGGAACGACCGCAGTTTAGCAGGTATTTTACCATCTTACCGCTGGATTATTGACAACGAAGGAAAAAATAAAATAAGTCCAAGCTTCGACTTTGCAAATGCTTATAACGGTGGAAATTCACTGAAATTTATGGCTGAACATTTAGATGCAGGGAAAAGCTCAAACATCACATTGTTTGCTAGTGATTTGAAAATTGATAAGGGAGCAAAATTCTCTGTTAGTATGCGCTCAGACCAAGCGCTTAAAGTTTCTGCAATCTTAGAACTAGCAAATGGTCAAAAAGTTAGCATTGCAGGAGATAAAAGCCTGACTGAGAATTGGTCAGAAATAAGTTTTGATGTTAAGAAATTTGAAGGTCAAACAATCAAAAAAATCGGTTTAAGCATAAAATCTGATCAAGCAATGGATTTTAAAGGCATTAATCTAGGAGAAATGACTTTGACCAATGGTCAAAAAGTCGCTCCAATCGCACTTTCGGATGCAAAAGTAACTGATGAAGCTTTTGAAGAAGAAGGAACAGTAGGCGGTTTTAGACTTTCTTGGAAATCAGATGCAACTAAAAATAATCTTTCTACTTATGAAATCTATCAGTTGAATGATGATGGAAATAAAGAATTTTTAGGAGCAAGCAATATCAATGCCTTCTTTGTTAATGCCTTAAAACGCGGCAAAAATATCAATTCAACAAAATTTGAAATTGTCCCAATTAATAAGGCTGGAGAATCTGGACATTCAGTTACGACCTCTGTGAAATGGCCAGATAATTCATTAGCTAAAGCGGCATTTGTAGCAGATAAAACCCTAGTTACGATTGGTGAAAAAGTAACTTTAATGAATCAATCTAATCTAGCTTCCGTCAAATATAAATGGGAAATTGACGGTGCAAGTCCCGCTACTTCTACAGAAAAGAATCCTCAAGTAAGTTTTGATAAAGCAGGGAGTTATTCCGTCAAATTAACGGCCATCAATGAAAAAGGACAAGAAGATTCAGTCACTCAAACTGAGCTGATTACTGTAATTGATCAACCAGTAGAATTAACAATTTTTGCATTAAATCAATCCGTTCAAGTAGACAGTTTCACTAATGAATCTGAATCAGGACCAAAAGCAGTTGATGGAAAATTAAATACCAAATGGTGTGCCGTTGGCCCAGGTAAACACAATATTATAATTGACCTTGGAAAATCAGAAAAAATCAATCAAGTCCTGATTGACCATGCTCAAAAAGGAGGAGAATCACCTGACATGAATACTTCTGATTACACCATTGAGATTTCAAAGGATAATCAAAATTGGACAGAAGTTGTCAACGTTAAGAAAAATAAATTGGGAGAAACCAAAGATTCTTTCAAACAGACAGAAGCGCGTTACGTTAGAATTACAGCCACTAAACCAACACAAGGAGCAGATACCGCTGTTCGTTTATATGAAATACAAGTATTAGGACAAAAAAATAGCTGA
- a CDS encoding YesL family protein produces MIGKALEEFFIRIWVVVKLTLIFWLLSLTGLFVLGLGPAFKVVTELYLEHGFDYKSISVKQAYQIFKRDFLRANIIFWLYTSLSLLLAYNLYLSVQIQGLLFLVIDFILFFGLTYLMTAFEYTMIFDSQFEISFGNLLKMSFISNFISFKTYLKLLFGIVLIFVLTWQFKGMILFGLIGLLQVYSLSVTKTWRLKVEEQLAE; encoded by the coding sequence ATGATTGGAAAAGCACTAGAAGAATTCTTTATTCGAATTTGGGTCGTTGTTAAATTGACCTTGATATTTTGGCTCTTATCGCTAACAGGGCTGTTTGTTTTAGGACTTGGTCCTGCCTTTAAAGTGGTAACAGAGTTGTATTTGGAACATGGTTTTGACTATAAGTCAATCTCAGTGAAACAGGCTTATCAAATTTTCAAGCGAGACTTTTTAAGAGCAAATATCATTTTTTGGCTCTATACGTCTTTGAGTCTTTTACTCGCTTATAATTTATATCTTTCAGTACAAATCCAAGGTTTACTTTTCTTGGTGATTGATTTCATTCTATTCTTTGGTTTAACTTATCTTATGACCGCTTTTGAATATACAATGATTTTTGATAGTCAATTTGAAATTAGTTTTGGAAACTTATTAAAAATGAGCTTTATTTCAAATTTTATTAGTTTTAAAACCTATCTAAAACTTTTATTTGGGATTGTCCTTATCTTTGTTTTGACTTGGCAATTTAAAGGCATGATTCTCTTTGGTTTGATTGGCCTTTTACAAGTTTATTCTTTAAGTGTGACAAAAACTTGGCGTTTGAAAGTCGAAGAACAGTTAGCAGAGTAA